A segment of the Triticum urartu cultivar G1812 chromosome 1, Tu2.1, whole genome shotgun sequence genome:
accaccactatcatattactttgctactaaacactttgctgcagatacgaagtttccaggtgtggttgaattgacaactcagctgctaatacttgagaatattatttggctccccttgtgtcgaatcaataaatttgggttgaatactctaccctcgaaagctgttgcgatcccctatacttgtgggttatcagaggcgtaggatgaagatggcctctctctaacaaccctgcaaccaaataagaaagagtctcttgtgtccacaacacacccaatacaatgataaattgtataggtgcactagttcgatgaagagatggtgatacaagtgcaatatggatggtagatataagtttttgtaatctgaaaatataaaaacagcaaggtagcaagtagtaaaagtgagcgaaaacggtattgcaatgcttggaaacaaggcctagggttcatactttcactagtgcaagttctctcaacaatgataacataattagatcatataacaatccctcaacgcGCAACAAAgggtcactccaaagtcactaatagcggagaacaaacgaagagattattgtagggtacgaaaccaccccaaagttattctttctgatcaatctattgggctattcctataagtgccataaacagccctagagtttgtactaaaataacaccttaagacacacatcaaccaaaaccctaatgtcacctagatacttcaatgttaccacaagtatccgcgggtttgattatacgatatgcatcacacaatctcagattcatctattcaaaccaacacaaagaatttcaaagagtgccccaaagtttctaccggagagtcaagacaaaaacgtgtaccaacccctatgcataagttcacaagttcacagaacctgcaagttgatcaccaaaacatacatcaagtagatcacgtgaatatcccattgtcaccatagataagcacatgcaagacatacatcaagtgttctcaaatccttaaaaactcaatccggtaagataacttcaaaggaaaagctcaatccattacaagaaggtagagggggagaaacatcataagatccaactataatagcaaagctcgcagtacatcaagatcgtgccaaatcaagaacacgagagagagagagaaacagagagagagatcaaacacatagctactggtacataccctcagccccgaggatgaactactccctcctcctcatggagagcgccgggatgatgaagatagtcaccggtgatgattcccgcCTCCgccagggtgccggaacagggtcccgattggtttttggtggctacagaggcttgcgacggcggaactcccgatctaagtTCTGTTCTAGGGTTTTGGGGATTTATAAGAGGCGTTGGCGTCGGGAATAAGTCAGGAGGGCCCACGAGGCGACGACAAGGACGGGGGAGGGcaccctagggggtgggggcgccctctGTCCATGTGGATGCCTCGTGGCTCTTCTCCGGTATCTTTTcgttctagtattttttatatttttcaaaaataatctccgtaaattttcaggtcaattggattccgtttgatattccttttctgctaaactcaaaaataaggaaaaaacagaaactggcactgggctttaggtcaataggttagtcccaaaaatcatataaaatgacATATAAATGCATATTAAAAATTCGAGATAGATAATACAATGGcgtggaacaattaaaaattatagatacgttggagacgtatcacgatGCTTAGGTGCATGGCATCGCTTCTTTTTTGAATTTGTATTCCAGACTTCGATTCTCCTCAAGTTTAAAGGAGCTCCGGTGTAGATTCCTACCGTCTTCTTGAGACCGTGACGTTAGGATTTCTCATCATGTGGTGAGACTTGTGTGAGTTGCTTTAGATCCATGTAAGGGTTCAACGACGACAACTGCGAGTGGTCCTTAGAGGCACGTGCACGAAGACTTCTTGGTTGTCATCGACAAGGTCAAGTCGGCTCCAGCAGTGGAGCGGCGACAACGGCTCGTTCCGACGACAGTAGTGGTCGTTATGTGGTCTCAGAATCTCGACCTAATTTTTATTAGGTTTGTACTGTTGATCCTTTTAAAGTTATTATCAACAATGGGTGTTTTTTTTCGTTTCACTAAAGAACAAGAAAGACCAACCTAATCCTGCATCTCACAGTACATTATTACCCACTCTCCCGTTGATGAAGTCATCGATCCAACTGCCATCTCGGCTCTCTTGCGCCAAACACCGATCCTCCGTTTGAAACCACTCACCATCTCCCACGTGGCCCATCGCCCATCCCAGCAATTCCGGTGAAGCGGCCACGTGCGGTTCTCACGCCGCTCACCACCTCGCCGTGCGATCCCTAACGCGCATCCAGCCAACGGCCACGATGTATACAGCTCGCCCTTctccttcccccacctcgagcGGCCAAAAGATTCCTCCAAAATAATTACTCTACTTATTAGAAACAAAATCACCACAACAAAACACAATTGTTTTTCCCTTCCAAATATACGTCGTCACTCAACTTGGAGAAAGGGGAAGAGAagtagaggaggaggaggaggactgaGGAAGGAAGACGAATTCGACTCGGAGTTTTGGACTTGGCCATTTGGTATATTCCCATCTTCCCCTTCCCCGCCAGCTGGGTGCTTTCCGTTTAACTAATGGAGTTTGCTTTGGTCCAAGGGTTTGGCACCTGTTCCTTCCCCTAAGGCCCAATCTTGCAGTCCGGCGATTTTTCTTTGGATTTCTTTGGTGAAACCCTCGGCGGATGGTCGCTTGGGAGCCAAGCATTTGATTCGATCTTAAGTGGTCCAGGTACGCGTCTGGCGTTATTCCTCTGCTTTCTTCCGCCTTCTTCTCTCATGGATTCTTGAATCTGTCAAGTTTCAGGCGATTGGAGGAGCTGCTGGCTGCTGCTGTTCCCGGGGAGTGGATTTTCTTGAGGTATGTGGTGTTTCTGGTTCGGCTTGATCTTCTGTATGCGGCGGACTTGGTCCCTTTTTTTAGTCTCTGAATAACTGATGGAGAAAATGTGAGGGGAAATAGGCGAAAATCAGTTTAGTGTTTGATTAAGGCTGTATGGAACAAGAATATAGCTGTTAACTAGAGTACTTCTTTACTACACTAGAACATCGAACTTCAAAGAGCTTATAATTGGTGTTTGGATAATATAATTAGACGAATAGAGCGCCAGAAGATGCCACAGGCCCACAGCCTCGAATATACCTAAATCTGGAAAAAGTTTTTGGTTAGTTTGGAGGTCTGTTGTCATGATTTACAAGTTTTTAGTACAAGATGAACTCAGTTTGGGGTTCTTCATCTATTCTCAGTGAGATGTAGAGAATGCTCATGCTGATGATAGACTAGACTCACCCGTCTTTTGTTCCTGTGCTTTGTTCATCATTTAATTGAATTATCATTATTTGATTTGCTCTCTAAATCAACCCGGGAGATACAGATCGGCTTAATGTTGGTAGTATGCTATCATGAAAATCTTTGCATGTCTTCGCTGAACACCTCTTTACATTTCCCCATGTGATTACCTTGAACCCATGATGTTCTTTAGTCAGAAGTATTTTTATGTGTAAATGATTGTATACTCTGCTCAATTAAATGGAATGATTCACAAGTACTATCTCTGTTTCTAAATTAAACTGCCAAAACGTCTTATATTCAGGAGCATAGGGTGTAGTTCCTACTTTAAGTATATTATAAGCATTCCGTTTTAAGTTGTTAGAGAATGTTGTTCATCCATACGAGGTTTCAAACTTGGCCTCCATTTGTTACAAGTTTTGAGCATGATACTGAACCTGTATATATATGTATTGGTGAGCAATCCACTAAGGACATTCTACAATGATGATGTAATCCTTTCTCTGTTTCTGAGCAGAACATGCACAGTAACTGTGATGCTAGGGTTCACATCTATACACGGACTTGCAGGTCCCCAGGTCAAATTATGCAGTTAGGTTGAATTCCCATCAGAAACTGGTAGGATGGGATATAGGCCTCTGAAAATCTTTCAGAGAAACATCTTTTGTGCTATACTAGCTATTCATTCCTGCTTATCTGACAAGTGACAACTATGTATCATTATGCCAGTCAAACCGCTAAAATTACTGAAGTATTGTTTTCCTCGTATTATGGTGTCTGTACACAACTTAACCAGAGACAGTAAATAAATGCAGATTGAGCTCCCTGTTATAGATCAGTTGAATTGACCACAGCAAATATATGTAGATTGTTATTAATGTTAGTCAATTCTGTTTAGAGCTTCTTGCTTAAAGAGAGCTAGTTAAATATAGCTAATTGGCATCTGTTGTTCATCTTCTTTCAGGTGCAGTGAATCTGTCCTGCTGTCATAGGTTTAAAAAAAACAATTCAAATTGCCTGGCCTTGGATCAAGTCCATTTTCCTATAGAGATTGCCATCTGTCTTAAGTCAAAGCAGCTGTATTTCTGGCAAACACAACGAGCTAGTTTCATATGCAGCGTTCAGTTGATGGCTGCTCATCCTGTTGAATCAGAAGCAAGCAGTGAAACAGACAATCACCCTTTACTGATAGACCACATGGAAAATACTGCTCATCTTGAGATTGCAATTGAGAGCCCAAGGGATGATGTTGCTTCATCGTCAACCACTCGTCGGGAGGATAATGATGGTTTGGATCGATTGCCTCACATCTCAGAAAGTTCTTCGGAGACAACTACTGCATCTAACTCTCAAAGTGCTCCTCTAGCAAGAAGAGATGCTAATCGTGCTCGTCATCGGCAAAGTCCGTTGAATTCTAGTTGCTGGATCTCCATTGAGCTTGTTGTAACAGTTAGCCAGATTATAGCGGCCATTTGTGTTCTGTCATTGTCAAGGAAGGAACGTCCGCATTCTCCATTATTTGAGTGGGTCATTGGTTATACGGTAGGTTGTGTTGCTACTCTTCCTCTTCTCTACTGGCGCTATCTCCATCGCAACCGCCCAACAACTGGGCAAGAACCAGCAAGTCAGAACTTCCCTCCGAACAGTATATCTGAGTCCAATTCTCACACAACAAATTCGgcccctggcatgtctgaagctGGTTTTGTAACTGACACAAATGGAGTCTCGCAAAACAACGTGCTTACCAGAAATCCCAGGTAACATTGTCTTCAGTTCCATGATTACTTCAGCCCCTTTTAAATTTATATGCCTGTAGTCTAATTCATCTACTGTCTCTCTCTGTAAGACATGTGGAGAAATTGCGTTAAACCTCTATTTGTTGTGCTATTATGATTGCACAGTAGGATAACATAAATGGGGTAATGTGGACACAATCTGATGACAAAAATATACATGACTATTATTCTGCCAACGTTTTGTTAAAGTAAAGCTATCGTCCTGTGTGGAGGGCATTAGTATTCTCAGCACTTCTTTGGCTAGCTTTCTTTAGAGTGCAGCCTCTGAGTTGCTATGTTTTAAGTTTTAAACTGAGGTGCACCCGGACTCTTTCTTACAGGGCCCAAGCTTATGCCGATCACTTCAGGATGGCCCTTGACTGTTTCTTCGCCGTGTGGTTTGTTGTGGGGAATGTGTGGGTATTTGGTGGACATTCCTCTGCCCATGACGCTCCCAACTTATACAGGTGAGCTGCTAGCTTCCCGTGCTGCAGTATCTTTGCAACTCATTTATGTGTTTCATAAGTGTAAATCTTTTCTTTTTCAGGTTGTGTATAGCCTTCCTCACATTTAGCTGCATCGGCTATGCTATGCCTTTCATTCTGTGCGCACTGATATGTTGCTGCCTGCCCTGCATAATCTCCCTAATGAGCTTTCGTGAAGATCTAAACCAAAACAAAGGTGCTACTGCAGAAGCAATCAATGCCTTGAGAACATACAAGTTCAAAACGAAGAAGTCCCGTAACGGCGAGGGGATTGAAGTCGGCGGCGGAGTTGTTGCTGCTGGAACAGACAAGGAGCGGATTGTTTCTGCTGAAGATGCTGTGAGTTTTTCTCCCACACTCCTATCTACTCCCCTCATTCACTATTACAAGATGTTCTGGATATTTCAATATAGACTGAAATGAGcgaacaaacacactaaaacgtGTCTACATATATCCCATTTAGAAAAAAGTTGGAACATCTTATAGTAGTGGGAGGGAGTATTACACAACTTTCTTACCTATACTCTTGATTTAAAGCCTGAGGTGCGTCCTTTGATATGCAGATTTGCTGTATCTGCCTAGCAAGATACTCgaacaatgatgatctccgagAGCTTCCTTGCACCCACTTCTTCCACAAAGAATGCGTAGACAAATGGCTCAAGATAAACGCACTGTGCCCCCTCTGCAAAGCTGAGATAGACAGTGGCCCGACAACTGCTCCTGCCATTGGCTTTGGGCGTCGCCACAGTGACAACAGGGTAGGAAATGACATCGAATCGCAGCTGTAACTCTGCATTATCCATTGAGGGTGCAACATGTCCCTGATGTGGCTTCGACAGAGCAATTTGTAAATTATAAAATGAAATAGTTGACACAATGTACGGGCCCCTTATATTATCGAACCGGCTCTTCACGGTCTGATTACTGTCTCATTGTCAAAATATGTTCCGAAGATGGTAATTCAGGTTACCGGACATGAATTACGAGCCTTTGCTGGTTACCTTTGTTGGTTACTGATGGCAATCCTCCCGGTTTTAGCAGACTGGCTAGAGATGGTTAATAGCCATTTGTTTTTCCTTTGTCTAAATACCAGATGCTGATCAGAGCCCATAATAGACAGAAGAAGTTTGCTAACTTTGACTCTTGCAGATTACGTTAATGTACTATTTATGTTGCTACGTACTCCTTGCAGAAAGAAACCATAAAATACATTGTagtccctctgttcctaaatatttgtttttctagagatttcaaatggactaccacatacagatgtatatagacatattttagatcACTTAGTTTGCTCCGTaagtagtcacttgttgaaatatctagaaagacaaatatttagaaacggagggactACAATGTATTTTATGGTTTCTGCAAGGAGATGGTAATATGATCGATGGCTGCAATCCATAGTTGATTGATGGTGCTGGCGAAAACAGCATCAAGAGAAGATGGCCGATCATTCCCTGAACTATTTTACTTCTGCTGTTGTTCTCCTTGATGGTGCTAAGCACAGAATAACCTCTGGCGTTCCCACATCATGCAGTACCCAGACCACACCAGGAAAGGTGGCCATCTTTCTAGAGAAGTATGGCTCTCCTTCTATTTGCGGATGACTCGCTTATACTTATGTCTGCTGATGAAAAGAATGCATTATGAGTTAGAACAATCCTTGACGAAAATTGTACGAGCTCAGGTCAGATGGTGAATGAAGAGAAATGTAGCATCTTTGTCAGTCCCAATACTGATGTTCATTCAAGGGTACAAGTGTGTAAATTGCTAAATATCATGACAGAGTCCCCAAATGACAAGTGCGTGGGTTTTTGCCTGCAATGGTGGGAGTGGACCGTTCAGATTGTTTCCGCATCTTATTGATGGAGTTTGTGCAAGAGTTGCAGGGTGGAAGGAGAAATGCTATCAACAGGAGGAAAGTAATTGTTGCTTTAGAGTTGTGGATCAACCCATACGCGTGCTTGCAATGTTAGTGTTCAAAATCCCGAAAAAACGCTGTTTTGTTGTGCTGGTTTCATGAAGTCTTGGCACAACGATTTTCTGAACCCCGTGATGAACGAATTGTTCGATGGGAGCAGTTCCCACGCAATCGATCGCCGGCTATTGGTGTCAAGTATTCATTGGGTAGCATGGTGAAAATTATGTATCCTAAGCTTATGGGTGCAATGGGATTTAGAAACCTAGAATATTTTAACCTGGGCATGTTAGCCAAACAATGATGAGAATTGATGGAGGAACCAAACTCTTTGTGTGTTTCTGCTCTAAGAGCGAATATTTCCTGGAAGGAAATCTGCTTAATGCAAAAGCAAAGAAGGGTTAATCAATGACGCGACAAGTATTATGGCAGGATTGGAAGCCTTTAAAGGATGATATGTTTGCCAATCCCAAGTGAACATATGGGAGGACAATTGGGTTATTTTGAGTCCAAATTTAAGGGTGAGAACACCCGAGAAGGTTTAATGCTGAATAAAGTTTCAAATCTCCTTAATCTAGAGATGAGTACTGTAACACCCATAATGCGGCTATaactcccacgtgtcggggcacgattTAGAGGCATAGCCACATGATAGACTTGTCGCAAGAGGGTAATCtccacacatcccatgtactgaataaaaaagggataaagagttgtcttacaatcgccacttcacaatacataattaaatcatacatcatccaaagtacaatcaaaggtccgactacggaatcaaaataaaagaagacaaccccaaatgctagatccccgatcgtcccaactgggctccactactgatcaataggAAACGGAACACAataacgatcaagatcttcatcgagctcccacttgagctcggttgcgtcacctgcactggtatcatcggcacctgcaactgtttggaagtatctgtgagtcacgaggactcagcaatctcacacccgtgagatcaagactatttaagcttatgggtaggagaaagTGGTGAGGGgaagctgcagcaagcactaagcatatatggtggctaacatacgcaaatgagagcgagaagagaagcaacgcaacggtcgagaagctagaaatGATTAAAAaatgatcctgaaactacttacgcacaatcataacacaagaaccatgttcacttctcggactccgccgagaagagaccatcacggttacacacgtggttgattcattttaattaagttaagtgtcaagttccctacaaccgaatattaacaaattcccatctgccacataaccgcgggcatgactctcgaaagtttataccctgcaggggtgttccaacttagcccatcacaagctctcacggtcaacgaaggatattccttctcccggaaagacccgatcagtctcggaatcccggttacaagacatttcgacaatggtaaaataagaccagcaaagccgcccgatgtgccgacaaatcccgataggagtcgcacgtatctcgttctcagggcacaccggatgggcaagacgtcgggttggcatagaccctggttgcccagggggcgccggacatcgcccacgttggaccaacactcagaggagcactggcccgagggtttaaaataaagatgacccttgagtcagcagaacccaagggaaaaaggattaggtggcaaatgttaaacccaaggttgggccttgctggaggagttttattcaaagcgaactgtcaaggggttcccataacacccaaccgcgtaaggaacgcaaaatcaagaaacataacaccggtatgacggaaattagggtggcaagagtggaacaaaacaccaggcataaggccgagccttccaccctttaccaagtatatagatgcattaaagtaaaagatataataatgatatcccaacatatccatgttccaacatggaacaaacttcagcttcacctgcaactagcaacgctataagaggggctgagcaaaagcagtaacatagccaaacaacggtttgctaggaaggtgggttagaggcttgacatggcaatatgggaagcatgataaacaagtggtacgtagcgcgacataacgatagagcgaacaactagcaagtaaagatagaagtgatttcgagggtatggtcatcttgtctgagatcccgcaaggaaggagaacgagtccatgaagaagacaaacggacgtagtcgaacggatcctcacaaacgcgacgttaccggaactaacaagaagaagcaacgccggaaaggagcaaacaacatagtaatcaaccatcacataaacatggcatgatgcacaaccaagtatgatgcatgtctggtttaaagaggcatgatgacatggcaaagtgcaacaaccaaaactacaaattaagtggagctcaatatgcaacgagttgcatactgacgaaacaccacatgacttatttagttctctcccgtttatgtactcaacaatattaaatgttgaatagcatggcaaggggtgaaacatgagtaaaatacacagttaggcattttaagtgaggccggaaacatcaaacaacaattccggtaaatcctcatgtgcatttagcaatttaatgcaaacaacaattctAACCATTTTAAAAGTTGTTaccatgatgcgaatgacatgggcaagttttatgcatttttttatgaaaaagttgacatgagcatattatgaagcatttgtcatcgtggcggaaacgaaaggcgtgccacgacaacgaatctgaaaatgatgccacggcaacatatcggttccggcaACTCAATTGGGATGCTGGTGCAAAGGAACAAGTGTGGGTGCGTGAAACGTGCAAGAGTGAC
Coding sequences within it:
- the LOC125551474 gene encoding E3 ubiquitin-protein ligase At1g63170-like, yielding MAAHPVESEASSETDNHPLLIDHMENTAHLEIAIESPRDDVASSSTTRREDNDGLDRLPHISESSSETTTASNSQSAPLARRDANRARHRQSPLNSSCWISIELVVTVSQIIAAICVLSLSRKERPHSPLFEWVIGYTVGCVATLPLLYWRYLHRNRPTTGQEPASQNFPPNSISESNSHTTNSAPGMSEAGFVTDTNGVSQNNVLTRNPRAQAYADHFRMALDCFFAVWFVVGNVWVFGGHSSAHDAPNLYRLCIAFLTFSCIGYAMPFILCALICCCLPCIISLMSFREDLNQNKGATAEAINALRTYKFKTKKSRNGEGIEVGGGVVAAGTDKERIVSAEDAICCICLARYSNNDDLRELPCTHFFHKECVDKWLKINALCPLCKAEIDSGPTTAPAIGFGRRHSDNRVGNDIESQL